The genomic segment AAAATTTTAAAGCcgtttatgtagataattttaacttttttgtgtTGGCTATTGTAGTAAAGTAAAGATAAAATAGCAGTTGAATTTttactgttattattttaatagattCTTCTCTAATAGAGTTATGTAAcagtttttatttgttaaattcCTTGCCTGTGTTGAGtctcaacaaaatattatatttgtatttgtagCTTAAATAAGACTAAACACTTGCAAGAAACTAGTTTTTACACACAACCTTTGCAATGTACCatgtgaataataaaatataaggttcttttattcttaatttatttaaacaaaatttttttgatttgtttttaataaatcacATGGTATGTTGCAGAGCGAGTATCAGACACAATTCTAACATTGTTTCGCGACAGAGCTGATGAAAGGCAGGAAAATATGTTTGTGGAAAAATTCAGAAAAGCAAAGAAGAGGCCTTTCGTACCAGACTCTCCTGCTCCCAAAGCCAAGAAAAGGAAAACTGAAAAAGAAGAATCCAATGCCAAGAAGAAAAAAACTGAGAAGCAAGATCCTGATGaatttataattgaaaaaatattggaCTTCAAGTTTGATTCTGGAAGAGAGTATTTCTTTGTGAAATGGCAGGGCTATGGTGAAGAAGATAATACATGGGAACCTGTAGAAAATTTAGACAATTGCCCTGATATATTAAAGAGCTTCTTGATGAATGAAGAAGTTAGGCACTGTGAAAAGTTGACACAAATCAAGGAAGAAATATCTTTTGACAATTTGCTCAGTAACAAAAATTTAGTTAAAAGGCTACAAGAGGTTGAAGAAACTGAATGTCCACTATTGAAAATGCAACTCACAGTCAAATTACTCTCAATGCTACATTTACAAGAAAAAGATGAAAAGTATGCAACTGAGCTCGTTGAAAAGTGTAGAGATCTTTTACAATTATATGTCTTGACTAGAAGGCGATGTCGCCAATTAATACAACTTAAAAACTGGGAGGAGTATCTAAACCAAGTAGACACTTCCAAAAAGCTGTCAGTGGAAAATATTGTTGATTTGGCTTCTCCTCCAGAGAATTTTACTTACATTAATGAGTGTATACCAGCCTCTGAGGTTGTCATTCCTAAAGAACCTCCAATTGGCTGCGAGTGTGATTCTTGCAATTGTAGATCTAAATCTTGCTGCGGCTCCCAGGGTGGCCTCTTTGCGTACACTGTCACTAAGAGGTTGCGTGTTGCACCTGGGACACCTATTTACGAATGTAACAAAGCATGCAAGTGTTCATCAGAGTGCAACAACCGTGTTGTGCAAAGAGGAAGGAACATAAAGCTCACCATATTCAGAACGTCCAATGGTTGCGGATGGGGAGTTAGAACGGATCAGAAAATAAAAGAAGGGCAATTTTTATGCCAGTACGTTGGGGAGGTTATAACTTTTGAGGAAGCCGAAAAAAGGGGGAGGGAATATGATGCTAATGGTCTTACATATTTATTTGATCTCGACTTCAATTCAGTAGAAAACCCTTACACGGTCGATGCATGTAACTTAGGTAATGTGTCACATTTTATAAATCATTCTTGTGATCCAAACCTAGGTGTCTGGGCAGTGTGGGCCGACTGCCTTGATCCAAATCTTCCGATGCTGGCTCTTTTTGCTACTCGTGATATAGAGGCTGGAGAAGAAATATGTTTTGATTATTTACAAAAGTCTGCAGACGGTATTGATGATCCGGATATTGTAAAAGTTGTGAAAGAAAAAGAGGTTGAGGAAGATGAAGACAATATTCCTAGTGCTTCTGAAGCTAACACCTCAGATTCACCTGTATCTCCAATGAAAAATAGATTTGAAATCCAACAACAAAACATGGCTTCACTTCGTAACAGAACAGAATGCAAGTGTGGTGCTCTTAAGTGTAGgaaatacctattttgaatttaCATTTTTGAACAAAACCATGTAAATAAGTAATGTtacatttacctttatatatattttttgcattgtattttattgattatattgtgGCAGTTAAAGTTTATTCAATGGTATTTTAATATGGTAGATATACTTTTGTATTTTACTGTTTAGATTTTACATTCATAGATTAagatatttttagtattaaGATCACATTAGTGCAACAAAACGTTGATATCTGTTTACAAATTGTAATTACGAAATATCATAAACTTCATGCTGCATAAAACTTGAGTTTGTCCATATACTGTAAGTACAGGAGTAGTATATCAGATCTCTATATTTAGGATGTAAAGAGATTTGCTAATAAATTACTATTGCTgactatgtattataatatgactttGATCTGACcataaaagaaatatatattctttttcttTTCGAAATTTGTTACATAGACAGAGGTTtaaccagtagccctagcatggccacagtagaaatacgaaagtatatggataaactgaaggtgccagGTTCCAATATTTACGGCggctaaccgcgaccgacaagaaatcaaatataataccactttatgacatacacTATAGTATGTATAGTAGTATACACTAAAAACGAAAGATCGGAAcagcaccttcagtttatctccacagtttatcTTAGACTAGAGGTTCCGCGCGGATTCGCCCGCGTACGgcttaaattagatatttcacagacaaattagtccacaaaaaatagcctatgatcctttacatggtctacttcttatctgtgccaaataacataaaaattgctccagtagttcgtgagataagccttttcaaataatttccaccaCTATTTCCatgttttcctctatttcttcgctcctataagtcttagcgtgataaaatgtagcctatagccttcctcgataaatggactatctaacactaaagcggatgcttcacaccacgtcagtctggtcccatgctaaatacctgaaggacttgtgttacaggtaccagacaacggaaataaatttaatacttttatactatacataatatatttaagatttttattatatatcatacacataagtatttaatacacatccagacccgggaacattgaaaactttttgttccgtcggcgggattcgaacccgcgacccccggcttgagctgctaCACACTCAACCAtatgagccacagaggtcgtcaaatatttatagtaatataataatatagtattataatattgtatagtatttCGTATTTCTATTGTGGCCATGATAAGGCTACAGATCAATATTTCGTATTTTGTGCCTTACACAGTTATACATGCTGTGATTTACTTCTGTGAAGTTTCTAATGTTAAGATTGctaaacataatacatattattgtaagtagttaagagtattattattattacttctaTCATGTTACAGATACAAGTACTATGGTTGTATCAGTCTAAACATGATAGTGGCCTGATCATTTCATAATCATGGTtgttgtttgattttttttttaagtgctAATCTGGTATGGAACGTTTTTATCTGTATACAACAATTAATAGAGTTTGAGTGTGCTACACAAACTTATTTCAAACTTTGACTTAACCAATGCTATGGTACATGCACAAAAATCAAGCCTCTTTGTCTCATTTAAGATtctgattattataaaatatataatttgcactcttattttgattttaatgtaGCATTTCACAAGCCTTCATGATATTGATAGATAACACTGTtatgaaatttttaataattacaatgatactaataaaatatttaattacttgacTTAAtgactaaatatttaattaagaaaCATAATAGTTTCTGTGTTGTAATTTTTTGTTACACGAGTCTCTTACATAGTAATATGTAAAAAAACCTTCAAAGTTGTATGTTGTATTTAGAACTAGTtgattaaaattcataaaaattatgGTCTGATAAAGTATTTCTTTCAATCCTTTTTGCTTTTTAGGGTAGTCCGTAGTCAAccaggaacccttatagtttcggtctgttcgtccgtctgtctgtctgtctgtccgcggttttgctcagagactataggacctacaattCGGCAAATGGCggcattgaccatacaaaattaaaaaaaaaaatagcggtactacggaaccctatatggCGCGTGGTTTTTGCGTCGAGACGACTTTTAAATCTAATGAGGAAATAAAAGCTAAGCGAAATGTATTGATATAATACAGAGTATAACAGGGTAACAAGTGATAATTCTTTATGGTGTGTATGttgtatacattatacataatatactgtatacatattatacactgtgaaagtagcagtgctggaAGAGCAAATTCATGGATGTGTAAGGGATTCATATTTCATACACttaataaagtattatcaattagttttgttacaccctgtatctTGTGAGCAAATATTCTGttatacttataacttatacatttataacttttgttatcaaattttatttgaaactacctttaaaaggtataaaattctACTTGTACAGTAAATATGAAATGAGTAACATTTTAATATGTCTTATCTTATAGCATGCTATACTGTCTGTTTACTTTAACATTAAATTCGATCAgcagagtataatatgttttttttcaaGGTTATGCAAATGCGAAAATCTACAAATGCGACAACCCTAAGTGTCCGCGGCCGACGAGCTTCATATCCGGTGGTTCGTCGAAGGACGACAACTTCCCGTGCCTCCGTCCGGCTTGCAACGGCCGCTTCCAACTTGTCCGTCACGTCAGTTTCGTGGACTGCCCCGGCCACGACATCCTTATGGCCACCATGCTTAACGGAGCCGCTGTGATGGACGCAGCGCTACTGCTTATTGCCGGTAAGTTGAGAGCGTTTTCACATCACAAGATACGATATATCGTGCCGATAATTGGTCACGCAAATTACATGCTCGCCAAACCATTGTCTACCGTTATGTCTTCTCAATTTACATTCCTTGAATAACTGTTGATAAAGCCCACTttgttcatacaaaatattgtcaaaattcgatgcataatttttttttttcattttacagGCAACGAGTCATGCCCTCAACCACAGACGAGTGAGCACTTGGCCGCCATTGAGATTATGAAGCTGAAGCACATACTGATCCTGCAGAATAAGATCGACTTGGTAAAGGAGGGCCAGGCGAAGGAACAACACGAGCAAATTGTCAAGTTCGTGCAGGGAACCGTTGCGGAAGGCGCTCCCATCATACCGATTTCGGCTCAGCTCAAATACAATATTGAAGTGAGTTGACCGCGGGCTCGAAGTTTTTTGGGTTATACCTTATATACAATTTGAGTCCTAAAAGTGATGAACTACGTTTTCAGTCTACCGACTTATTTAGGTATTCTTCATTTGTCTTTCTTATATAGTGTCTGAAGCGACTAATttagagaaaaaataatatttttaaaagtatcaGTGTCTTACAAGATTTCATCGTAATCAAAACATATTTTGAGTATTCATTTCATCGTTAAATTGGACGTTAAGTCATACCCAATCATGCCGCATGCGTCACAGTCTCTTAGCTCTAACCTATTAGATGATTAAACTCCTTACTCTGAGGATACAGTAAAACCGCCAATGTTTTCACATCTACATTATTTCagtcgcctccgtggtctagt from the Aricia agestis chromosome 14, ilAriAges1.1, whole genome shotgun sequence genome contains:
- the LOC121733875 gene encoding histone-lysine N-methyltransferase SUV39H2-like isoform X1 — protein: MASNEGRAQSNLHQQDLSKLDVTKLSALSPEVISRQATINIGTIGHVAHGKSTVVKAISGVQTVRFKNELERNITIKLERVSDTILTLFRDRADERQENMFVEKFRKAKKRPFVPDSPAPKAKKRKTEKEESNAKKKKTEKQDPDEFIIEKILDFKFDSGREYFFVKWQGYGEEDNTWEPVENLDNCPDILKSFLMNEEVRHCEKLTQIKEEISFDNLLSNKNLVKRLQEVEETECPLLKMQLTVKLLSMLHLQEKDEKYATELVEKCRDLLQLYVLTRRRCRQLIQLKNWEEYLNQVDTSKKLSVENIVDLASPPENFTYINECIPASEVVIPKEPPIGCECDSCNCRSKSCCGSQGGLFAYTVTKRLRVAPGTPIYECNKACKCSSECNNRVVQRGRNIKLTIFRTSNGCGWGVRTDQKIKEGQFLCQYVGEVITFEEAEKRGREYDANGLTYLFDLDFNSVENPYTVDACNLGNVSHFINHSCDPNLGVWAVWADCLDPNLPMLALFATRDIEAGEEICFDYLQKSADGIDDPDIVKVVKEKEVEEDEDNIPSASEANTSDSPVSPMKNRFEIQQQNMASLRNRTECKCGALKCRKYLF